In Novosphingobium sp. MMS21-SN21R, a single genomic region encodes these proteins:
- a CDS encoding TetR family transcriptional regulator, whose translation MTVRTAQTHTPAISPAPDGPKVALILAAEVIFARDGIEGASLREIAAQAGQRNHHAVQYHFGSRDSLVQAIFDYRMDQMESARGTMLAAANANNRLSDLRTIAEIIFRPQIELIDEFGDHSYAGFLTAYLLRYQTRRFGQFGERVAPNLARTLVLLRACIGTLPEIVAQRRLVTACFMFLNILVIHTRDSAAQGEPFEDAVQDTLGQIVAALAAPTQAT comes from the coding sequence ATGACCGTACGAACTGCACAAACCCACACTCCGGCCATCAGCCCTGCACCCGACGGGCCAAAAGTGGCTCTCATCCTTGCAGCAGAAGTAATTTTTGCACGCGACGGAATTGAGGGCGCATCATTGCGGGAGATCGCCGCGCAGGCTGGTCAGCGCAATCATCACGCCGTCCAATATCATTTCGGATCGCGCGATTCGCTCGTCCAGGCCATCTTCGATTACCGCATGGACCAGATGGAAAGTGCCCGCGGCACCATGCTGGCAGCCGCCAACGCCAACAACCGCTTGTCGGATCTTCGCACGATCGCCGAGATCATCTTTCGTCCACAGATCGAGCTGATCGACGAGTTCGGCGATCATTCCTATGCCGGTTTCCTCACCGCTTACCTGTTACGGTATCAGACCCGGCGGTTCGGCCAGTTCGGGGAACGGGTGGCACCCAACCTGGCCCGCACGCTGGTTTTGCTGCGCGCTTGCATCGGTACCTTACCGGAAATTGTGGCGCAGCGCCGGCTGGTCACCGCCTGCTTCATGTTCCTCAACATCCTCGTGATCCACACCCGTGACAGTGCGGCCCAAGGTGAGCCGTTCGAAGACGCCGTGCAGGATACGCTGGGCCAGATCGTCGCCGCATTGGCAGCACCAACGCAGGCAACCTGA
- a CDS encoding LLM class flavin-dependent oxidoreductase encodes MTMETGLIFHPYMRPGRTARQTFQWGVDSAVHCDKIGFTSMMISEHASQIWENIPNPELIIAAAALQTETISFAPMAHILPHQHPAKLAMTVGWLSQILEGRYFMGIGAGAYPLASYIHGIKNTETTFLNEMVRESLFIMEKIWKREPFFYEGKFWSAGFPEEEPAVTEEDEQHMLADYSPYGGGFPEFAVTGFSANSPSMKLAGERNFKPVSIYSGLDALKRHWEIYSEANIKAGFTPVRQRHAVSQTVFCADTDAEAKRLVMEGPIGYCFDRYLIPIWRRFGMMDGFAKDNGVDSLDIDLEFLVDKVFVVGSPDTVVDKLNHLFEQTGGWGTLQVEAHDYYDDPSAWFKSLELISKEVAPRVKVPGAKLVDA; translated from the coding sequence ATGACGATGGAAACCGGCCTCATTTTTCACCCTTACATGCGCCCGGGTCGCACAGCGCGTCAGACGTTCCAGTGGGGCGTGGACAGCGCGGTTCACTGCGACAAGATCGGGTTCACGTCGATGATGATCTCCGAGCACGCCTCGCAGATCTGGGAAAACATTCCCAACCCCGAACTGATCATTGCTGCGGCCGCGCTGCAGACTGAAACCATCAGCTTTGCGCCGATGGCACACATTCTGCCGCACCAGCATCCAGCCAAGCTCGCCATGACCGTGGGCTGGCTCTCGCAGATCCTTGAAGGCCGCTACTTCATGGGAATCGGGGCAGGCGCTTATCCGCTCGCTTCGTACATCCACGGGATCAAGAACACCGAAACCACCTTCCTCAACGAGATGGTGCGTGAATCGCTGTTCATCATGGAAAAGATCTGGAAGCGCGAACCGTTCTTCTATGAAGGCAAGTTCTGGAGCGCGGGCTTCCCTGAAGAAGAACCGGCGGTGACTGAAGAGGACGAGCAGCACATGCTCGCGGACTATTCGCCTTACGGCGGGGGCTTCCCCGAATTTGCCGTGACCGGGTTCAGTGCCAACTCGCCGTCGATGAAGCTGGCGGGTGAGCGCAACTTCAAGCCTGTATCGATCTATTCCGGACTTGATGCTCTGAAGCGTCACTGGGAAATCTATTCCGAAGCCAACATCAAGGCTGGCTTCACGCCCGTCCGCCAGCGCCACGCTGTGTCGCAGACGGTGTTCTGCGCTGACACCGATGCCGAGGCAAAGCGGCTCGTGATGGAAGGTCCGATCGGCTACTGTTTCGACCGCTATCTCATCCCGATCTGGCGCCGCTTCGGCATGATGGACGGCTTCGCCAAGGACAACGGGGTCGACTCGCTCGACATCGATCTCGAGTTCCTGGTCGACAAGGTCTTTGTTGTCGGATCGCCTGACACGGTGGTCGACAAGCTGAACCATCTGTTCGAACAGACTGGCGGCTGGGGCACGCTTCAGGTCGAAGCGCACGATTATTACGACGATCCTTCGGCGTGGTTCAAATCGCTTGAACTGATTTCGAAGGAAGTGGCGCCTCGCGTCAAGGTTCCTGGCGCCAAGCTGGTCGACGCCTGA